In the Variovorax sp. S12S4 genome, one interval contains:
- a CDS encoding lema family protein encodes MSVLPDSLAGWIATAVLLFWFVGAYNRLVRLRAAVLQAYATLDAALRKQLDFVQASITATAQKDAPPDSLSSSVAPLQAATTQLASVLGATRLRPLDPGAMAALATALQVLINAWQRQHPDAAVTVFDADGTLSRPAPLLSAGIGAR; translated from the coding sequence ATGAGCGTATTGCCCGACTCGCTGGCCGGCTGGATCGCCACCGCGGTGCTGTTGTTCTGGTTCGTGGGCGCCTACAACCGGCTGGTGCGCCTGCGCGCGGCCGTGCTCCAGGCCTATGCCACGCTCGACGCGGCGCTGCGAAAGCAGCTCGACTTCGTTCAGGCCAGCATCACGGCCACGGCGCAGAAGGACGCGCCGCCGGACAGCCTGTCTTCGTCGGTGGCGCCGCTGCAGGCCGCCACCACCCAGCTTGCCTCGGTACTCGGTGCAACCCGGCTGCGTCCGCTGGACCCGGGTGCCATGGCCGCGCTGGCCACGGCGCTGCAGGTGCTGATCAACGCATGGCAGCGCCAGCATCCGGACGCAGCGGTCACCGTGTTCGATGCGGACGGCACGCTCTCGCGGCCCGCGCCGCTGCTGTCGGCCGGAATCGGTGCGCGCTGA
- a CDS encoding sensor histidine kinase, producing MSTKPRSGAAATPAARRSRAVRWAVGVGAALVTAIGLVLMFLLAQATNNRALYERYYVRLFGINVVVAVLLVLVIGWVAFRLLRRLRQGKFGSRLLIKLAAIFALVGVVPGALVYVVSYQFVARSIESWFDVKVEGALDAGLNLGRATLDSLSDDLAAKTRAASAQLAQVPDASAGLALERIRDQLQASDVVLWTGTGQLIAGAGTSRFQLNPERPTIQQLRQVRADRAIAHIEGLDETAAPGASLPPATVRAIAMVQRPGFDFDTAPRFLQVTQPLPPAVVANALAVQEANREYQERALAREGLRRMYIGTLTLSLFLAVFGAVLLAVLFGNQLARPLLVLAEGVRQVAAGDLRPTAVLQGKDELGGLTRSFAVMTQQLADARGAVEKTMGQLDAARANLQTILDNLTSGVIVLDAKGTILSTNPGATRVLRAPLAAYEGQPLAQVPGLADFGNSVQQQFDEFQVERLQHGLDHWQHAFELHATGTDLPQQGSAINIVARGAELPGAARLLVFDDISEIVSAQRAQAWGEVARRLAHEIKNPLTPIQLSAERLEMKLSGKVAPPEQAVLVKSVKTIVDQVDAMKRLVNEFRDYARLPAADLKPVDLNALLTDVLQLYSAENTPIALRSELDERCPPIRGDAQQIRQVIHNLLQNAQDAAEAAASTSGRAGEVVIRTRLGDSGQRVRLTVQDSGPGFAENILKRAFEPYVTTKTKGTGLGLAVVKKIADEHGARIELSNRVVDGAVAGAQVSLSFALAGESQTAVAHTEDSKSSAA from the coding sequence GTGAGCACCAAACCGCGCAGCGGCGCAGCGGCCACACCCGCCGCTCGCCGCTCGCGCGCGGTCCGCTGGGCCGTGGGCGTGGGCGCCGCGCTGGTCACCGCCATTGGCCTGGTGCTGATGTTCCTGCTGGCCCAGGCCACCAACAACCGTGCGCTGTACGAGCGTTACTACGTGCGGCTCTTCGGCATCAACGTGGTGGTGGCGGTGCTGCTGGTGCTGGTCATCGGCTGGGTCGCTTTTCGCCTGCTGCGGCGGTTGCGCCAAGGCAAGTTCGGCAGCCGCCTTCTCATCAAGCTGGCCGCCATCTTCGCGCTGGTGGGCGTGGTGCCGGGTGCGCTGGTCTATGTGGTGTCTTATCAGTTCGTCGCGCGGTCGATCGAAAGCTGGTTCGATGTCAAGGTCGAGGGCGCGCTCGATGCCGGCCTCAATCTTGGCCGAGCCACGCTCGATTCGCTTTCCGACGACCTGGCCGCCAAGACCCGCGCGGCCAGCGCGCAGCTTGCACAAGTGCCCGATGCGAGCGCCGGCCTCGCCCTCGAGCGCATTCGCGACCAGCTGCAGGCCAGCGATGTGGTGCTCTGGACGGGCACCGGGCAGCTCATTGCAGGGGCAGGCACCTCGCGCTTTCAGCTGAACCCCGAGCGGCCGACCATCCAGCAATTGCGGCAAGTGCGCGCGGATCGGGCCATCGCCCATATCGAAGGTCTCGACGAAACCGCGGCGCCGGGTGCCAGCCTGCCGCCCGCCACGGTGCGCGCCATTGCCATGGTGCAACGCCCCGGGTTCGACTTCGACACTGCGCCGCGCTTTCTCCAGGTGACGCAGCCGCTGCCGCCGGCCGTGGTGGCCAATGCGCTTGCCGTGCAAGAGGCCAACCGCGAATACCAGGAGCGTGCCCTGGCTCGCGAGGGCTTGCGGCGCATGTACATCGGCACGCTCACGCTGAGCCTGTTCCTGGCCGTGTTCGGCGCCGTGTTGCTGGCGGTGCTGTTCGGCAACCAGTTGGCGCGGCCGCTGCTTGTGCTGGCGGAAGGCGTTCGCCAGGTGGCCGCCGGCGACTTGCGGCCGACCGCCGTGCTGCAAGGCAAGGACGAGCTTGGCGGCCTGACCCGCTCCTTCGCCGTCATGACCCAGCAGCTGGCCGATGCCCGCGGCGCGGTCGAAAAGACCATGGGCCAGCTCGACGCCGCCCGTGCCAACCTGCAGACCATTCTGGACAACCTGACTTCGGGCGTGATCGTGCTCGACGCCAAGGGCACCATCCTTTCGACCAACCCCGGCGCCACCCGCGTGCTGCGCGCGCCGCTGGCCGCCTACGAAGGGCAGCCCCTCGCGCAGGTGCCCGGCCTGGCCGACTTTGGCAACAGCGTGCAACAGCAGTTCGACGAATTCCAGGTCGAGCGCCTGCAGCACGGCCTCGACCACTGGCAGCATGCCTTCGAACTGCACGCCACCGGCACCGACCTGCCGCAGCAGGGCAGTGCCATCAACATCGTCGCCCGCGGCGCCGAGCTGCCCGGCGCCGCGCGGCTGCTGGTGTTCGACGACATCTCCGAAATCGTCTCGGCCCAGCGCGCACAAGCATGGGGCGAGGTCGCGCGCCGCCTGGCCCACGAAATCAAGAACCCGCTCACGCCCATCCAACTCTCCGCCGAACGGCTGGAGATGAAGCTATCGGGCAAGGTCGCGCCGCCCGAGCAGGCCGTGCTCGTCAAGTCGGTCAAGACCATCGTCGACCAGGTTGATGCAATGAAGCGGCTGGTCAATGAGTTCCGCGACTACGCCCGCCTGCCCGCGGCCGACCTCAAGCCCGTCGACCTGAACGCGCTGCTGACCGACGTGCTCCAGCTGTACAGCGCCGAGAACACGCCCATTGCGCTGCGCTCCGAGCTGGACGAGCGCTGCCCGCCCATTCGCGGCGATGCGCAGCAGATCCGCCAGGTCATTCACAACCTGCTGCAAAACGCCCAGGACGCCGCCGAGGCCGCCGCCAGTACCAGCGGCAGGGCAGGCGAGGTCGTCATTCGCACGCGCCTGGGCGATTCGGGCCAGCGCGTGCGCCTGACCGTGCAGGACAGCGGCCCCGGTTTTGCCGAGAACATTCTCAAGCGCGCCTTCGAGCCCTACGTCACCACGAAAACAAAAGGTACTGGTTTGGGGCTGGCCGTGGTCAAGAAGATCGCGGACGAGCACGGCGCCCGCATCGAGCTTTCCAACCGCGTTGTCGATGGGGCTGTAGCGGGGGCGCAAGTCTCGCTATCATTCGCGCTGGCAGGCGAGTCGCAAACAGCGGTCGCTCACACCGAAGATTCGAAGTCTTCCGCCGCCTGA
- a CDS encoding LemA family protein: MRAEVALPGAVEPMAWPEPSASAEIARSQFNVAVGQYNAAIVQFPALLVAWLVRLRPAAPLL; encoded by the coding sequence GTGCGCGCTGAGGTCGCACTGCCCGGTGCGGTCGAGCCCATGGCATGGCCCGAGCCTTCGGCCTCGGCGGAAATTGCGCGCAGCCAGTTCAACGTGGCGGTAGGCCAGTACAACGCCGCAATCGTCCAGTTCCCGGCCTTGCTGGTGGCATGGTTGGTGCGTTTGCGTCCTGCCGCGCCTCTGCTCTGA
- a CDS encoding DUF4390 domain-containing protein has product MAALLLAVVMVTLLGWLPLTAAAQGRSGPSVTQMRLEQADDGVYLTAAVQFELPSLVEEVLDKGIAIYFVAEAEVFQERWYWTDRKVAQVTRHMRLAYQPLTRRWRLNVSPVPITGTAGFGVSLNQNFDSLSDAMDAVKRVGRLRLGDVSDIGDEAQHQVVFRFRLDTSQLPRPFQIGVVGQADWNIVAERSAKLPLEKQR; this is encoded by the coding sequence ATGGCGGCGCTGCTGCTGGCGGTGGTGATGGTCACGCTGCTGGGCTGGCTGCCCCTGACCGCCGCGGCGCAAGGGCGCAGCGGCCCTTCGGTCACCCAGATGCGCCTCGAGCAAGCGGACGACGGCGTCTACCTCACGGCGGCCGTGCAATTCGAGCTGCCCTCGCTGGTCGAAGAGGTGCTCGACAAGGGCATTGCGATCTACTTCGTGGCCGAGGCCGAGGTCTTTCAGGAGCGCTGGTACTGGACCGACCGCAAGGTCGCCCAGGTCACGCGCCATATGCGGCTTGCCTACCAGCCGCTCACGCGCCGCTGGCGGCTCAACGTGTCGCCGGTGCCGATCACCGGCACGGCCGGGTTCGGCGTTTCGCTGAACCAGAACTTCGACAGCCTTTCCGACGCCATGGACGCCGTCAAGCGCGTCGGCCGGCTGCGGCTGGGCGATGTGTCCGACATCGGCGACGAAGCGCAGCACCAAGTCGTGTTCCGCTTCCGGCTCGACACCTCGCAGCTGCCGCGCCCGTTCCAGATCGGCGTGGTCGGGCAGGCGGACTGGAACATCGTCGCCGAGCGCAGCGCCAAGCTGCCGCTGGAGAAGCAGCGGTGA
- a CDS encoding class I SAM-dependent methyltransferase: MNIDGVELAALLRGSSSRGELWKRFLCAQRARVMAEVGVWKGDFAADVLSAASHVETYYMIDPWANLPDWNKPFNVRPEIFDAIYREMDAKTAFAADKRRILRGRTKEVVGEIPDESLDFAYIDGDHTLRGITIDLIKMWPKIRLGGFIGGDDFTTTPWQHDVSFEPTMVCPFSVYFAEAMNMPITALEHGQFLIHKDEGAGFSFSDSTGLYGDLSLNKFPPSAAIKNL; encoded by the coding sequence ATGAACATTGATGGCGTCGAGCTCGCCGCATTGTTGCGCGGATCTTCCTCGCGGGGCGAGTTGTGGAAGAGATTCCTCTGCGCCCAGCGGGCTCGAGTGATGGCCGAAGTTGGGGTCTGGAAAGGCGATTTTGCGGCAGATGTATTGAGTGCTGCATCGCACGTCGAGACTTACTACATGATCGACCCGTGGGCAAACCTGCCGGATTGGAATAAGCCCTTCAATGTCAGGCCGGAGATTTTCGATGCAATTTACCGAGAGATGGATGCAAAGACGGCCTTTGCGGCTGACAAGCGGAGAATTTTGAGAGGGCGCACCAAGGAAGTCGTTGGTGAGATACCGGATGAGTCTCTCGATTTTGCATATATCGACGGGGACCACACCCTTCGTGGAATTACGATCGACCTGATCAAGATGTGGCCCAAAATAAGGCTTGGAGGTTTTATCGGTGGCGACGATTTTACGACCACGCCCTGGCAGCATGATGTGAGCTTTGAGCCGACGATGGTTTGTCCGTTCAGCGTCTACTTCGCCGAGGCGATGAACATGCCGATCACCGCGTTGGAGCATGGGCAATTTCTCATCCACAAGGATGAAGGTGCCGGCTTCTCTTTTAGTGACTCAACAGGGCTATATGGCGACCTGTCACTGAATAAATTTCCGCCTTCGGCAGCTATCAAAAATCTGTAA
- a CDS encoding response regulator, whose product MANILVVDDELGIRDLLFEILNDEGHNVELAENAAEARAARQRARPDLVLLDIWMPDTDGVTLLKEWSTAGLLSMPVIMMSGHATIDTAVDATRIGAFAFLEKPITLQKLLKAVEQGLARESARRAAAGVVPPATGVNPAAAITTTGDSLLLASLASVPVPDAGPQSTQSFDLDRPLRDARDGFEKAYFEFHLAMENGSMTRVAEKTGLERTHLYRKLKQLGVDLSRGRRSAV is encoded by the coding sequence ATGGCAAACATTCTCGTGGTCGATGACGAGCTGGGCATTAGGGACCTGCTCTTCGAAATTCTCAATGACGAAGGCCACAACGTGGAGCTCGCGGAAAACGCCGCCGAAGCACGCGCAGCCCGGCAGCGCGCACGGCCCGATCTCGTGCTGCTCGACATCTGGATGCCCGACACCGACGGCGTCACGCTGCTCAAGGAATGGTCCACGGCCGGCCTGCTGAGCATGCCCGTCATCATGATGAGCGGCCACGCCACCATCGACACCGCAGTGGACGCCACCCGCATCGGCGCCTTCGCGTTCCTCGAAAAGCCCATCACCCTGCAAAAGCTGCTCAAGGCCGTGGAGCAGGGCCTCGCCCGCGAAAGCGCCCGGCGCGCGGCCGCCGGCGTCGTGCCGCCGGCCACGGGTGTCAACCCGGCGGCGGCCATCACCACCACAGGCGACAGCCTGCTGCTTGCCTCGCTGGCTTCAGTGCCCGTTCCCGATGCCGGCCCGCAGTCGACCCAGAGCTTCGACCTGGACCGCCCGTTGCGCGATGCACGCGACGGTTTCGAGAAGGCCTATTTCGAATTCCATCTGGCCATGGAGAACGGCTCCATGACCCGCGTTGCCGAGAAGACCGGGCTGGAACGCACCCATCTTTATCGCAAGCTCAAACAACTTGGCGTCGATCTTTCGAGAGGCCGCAGAAGCGCTGTATAA
- the rsmB gene encoding 16S rRNA (cytosine(967)-C(5))-methyltransferase RsmB, translating into MQPPLWRQLQLTAVALASIRAGSSGTVAFESVEPAMRPGVQALGFQVLRWLGRAEALRRHLAKRTPPPLPDALLCTALALAWDAQHAPYEPFTLVDQAVEAAKRNPATRAQASFINACLRRFLRERDELVAATDHEPVAQWNHPRWWIERLKRDHPRDWQRVLTADNAHAPMTLRVNVQKTTVPAYQLALEAIGLESVRVGASGLQLARARPVQQLPGFADGDCSVQDAAAQMAAPLLLEGLLPTDGTAPLRVLDACAAPGGKTAHLLEVGGPGAIEVTALEVDPVRSRRIDETLSRLGLTAKVVVADAARPSAWWDGRPFDAILLDAPCTASGIVRRHPDVRWLRRESDTGQLAVQQAALLAALWPLVRPGGRLLYCTCSVFREEGSQQIDAFLAHNTNARLKASPGHLLPQSGANARAVPDNPSGDHDGFFYALLEKRPG; encoded by the coding sequence CTGCAACCGCCGTTGTGGCGCCAACTGCAATTGACAGCGGTGGCGCTCGCGTCGATTCGCGCCGGCAGCTCGGGCACCGTCGCCTTCGAATCCGTGGAGCCCGCCATGCGCCCCGGCGTGCAGGCGCTCGGCTTTCAGGTGCTGCGCTGGCTCGGCCGCGCCGAAGCCCTACGCCGCCACCTGGCCAAGCGCACGCCGCCGCCGCTGCCCGACGCCTTGCTGTGCACCGCGCTGGCGCTGGCCTGGGATGCGCAGCATGCGCCGTACGAACCCTTCACCCTGGTCGACCAGGCCGTGGAGGCCGCCAAGCGCAACCCGGCCACGCGTGCGCAGGCGAGCTTCATCAACGCCTGCCTGCGCCGCTTTCTGCGGGAGCGCGACGAGCTCGTGGCTGCGACCGACCATGAGCCGGTGGCGCAGTGGAACCATCCGCGCTGGTGGATCGAGCGGCTCAAGCGCGACCATCCGCGCGACTGGCAGCGCGTGCTCACCGCCGACAACGCACACGCGCCGATGACCCTGCGCGTGAATGTGCAGAAGACCACCGTTCCTGCCTATCAGCTGGCGCTCGAAGCGATCGGCCTGGAGTCCGTTCGCGTAGGGGCGTCCGGCCTGCAACTGGCGCGTGCCCGGCCGGTGCAGCAACTGCCCGGCTTTGCCGACGGTGATTGCTCGGTGCAGGATGCCGCTGCGCAAATGGCGGCGCCGCTGTTGCTCGAAGGCCTGCTGCCCACCGACGGCACTGCGCCGCTGCGAGTGCTCGATGCCTGCGCCGCTCCGGGCGGCAAGACGGCCCACCTGCTCGAGGTGGGCGGCCCCGGCGCCATCGAGGTCACGGCTCTTGAGGTGGACCCTGTTCGCAGCCGCCGCATCGACGAGACCCTGAGCCGGCTTGGACTGACCGCTAAAGTAGTAGTGGCCGATGCCGCGCGCCCCTCCGCGTGGTGGGACGGCAGGCCCTTCGACGCCATCCTGCTCGATGCGCCCTGCACGGCCTCGGGCATTGTCCGGCGCCACCCCGACGTGCGCTGGCTGCGCCGCGAGAGCGACACGGGCCAGCTCGCGGTGCAGCAGGCCGCGCTGTTGGCGGCGCTCTGGCCCCTGGTTCGGCCCGGCGGCCGGCTGCTCTATTGCACCTGCTCGGTGTTCCGCGAAGAGGGTTCGCAACAAATCGATGCGTTTCTTGCGCACAACACCAACGCCCGATTGAAGGCATCGCCAGGCCATTTGCTCCCCCAAAGCGGGGCGAATGCCCGCGCCGTCCCGGACAATCCCTCAGGTGATCACGACGGCTTCTTCTACGCCCTGCTTGAAAAACGTCCCGGTTAA